The proteins below come from a single Coprobacter tertius genomic window:
- a CDS encoding adenosylcobalamin-dependent ribonucleoside-diphosphate reductase, producing the protein MEQKIYTYDEAFESSLKYFDGDELAARVWVNKYALKDSFGHIYELNPGDMHRRLAKEIARIEEKYKNPLSEEKLMSLFENFQYVVPQGSPMSGIGNNFQIGSLSNCFVIGMDGSADSYGGIIKIDEEQVQLMKRRGGVGHDLSHIRPKGTPVKNSALTSTGLVPFMERYSNSTREVAQDGRRGALMLSVSIKHPDSEAFIDAKMAEGKVTGANVSVKISDDFMKAAVSGEPFLQQYPVNAKNPKVTKSVDAQKIWKKIVHNAWKSAEPGVLFWDTIIRESLPDCYDDLGFRTVSTNPCGEIPLCPYDSCRLLAINLYSYVVKPFTKDAYFDFDLFREHVILAQRIMDDIIDLEMEKIDKILEKIGSDPEIEEVKQTERYLWEKIRTKTLMGRRTGVGTTAEGDMLAALGLQYGTEKASDFSEFVHKSLALAAYRSSVEMAKERGAFEIYDAAREKNNPFMLRIKEADPQLYEDMVKYGRRNIACLTIAPTGTTSLMTQTTSGIEPVFMPVYRRRRKVNPNDPKVRVDFVDESGDAFEEYVVFHHKFVTWMKTQGYEIKNNYTQDEIDELVSKSPYYKATSNDVDWMQKVKMQGRVQKWVDHSISVTINLPSDVTEELVGKLYVEAWKCGCKGCTVYRDGSRSGVLISAKSDDKKDGNIVHIDPKRPTELEADVVRFQNNKEKWIAFIGLKDGNPYEIFTGLADDEDGILIPKNIVKGKIIKAVDEDGNKRYDFQFINKRGYKTTIEGLSDKFNPEYWNYAKLISGVLRYGMPIDQVLKLVSGLELDSQSINTWKNGVERALKKYLPNGTKASGQKCPNCGQETLIYQEGCLICTSCGTSKCG; encoded by the coding sequence GTGGAACAAAAAATTTATACTTATGACGAGGCTTTCGAATCATCTTTGAAATATTTTGACGGAGATGAATTAGCAGCACGTGTGTGGGTAAATAAATATGCTTTGAAAGATTCTTTCGGACATATTTATGAATTGAATCCCGGTGATATGCACCGGAGACTGGCAAAAGAAATTGCCCGGATAGAGGAAAAATATAAAAATCCTTTGTCCGAGGAAAAGCTTATGAGTCTCTTTGAGAATTTTCAATATGTTGTTCCTCAGGGAAGCCCGATGAGCGGTATAGGAAATAATTTTCAGATCGGTTCTTTATCGAATTGTTTTGTTATCGGGATGGATGGTTCTGCCGATTCGTATGGTGGTATTATTAAGATCGATGAAGAACAGGTACAATTGATGAAAAGAAGGGGGGGCGTAGGTCATGACCTTTCACATATTCGTCCTAAGGGTACTCCGGTAAAAAATTCCGCACTTACTTCAACGGGCCTTGTTCCTTTTATGGAAAGATATTCCAATTCTACAAGGGAGGTGGCGCAAGATGGCCGTAGAGGTGCTTTAATGTTAAGTGTCTCTATAAAACATCCTGATTCTGAAGCATTTATCGATGCTAAAATGGCTGAAGGAAAAGTGACCGGTGCCAATGTTTCTGTGAAAATCAGTGATGATTTTATGAAAGCGGCGGTATCGGGAGAACCTTTTTTACAACAATACCCGGTAAATGCTAAAAATCCGAAGGTTACCAAGAGTGTAGATGCCCAGAAGATATGGAAAAAAATCGTACATAATGCATGGAAATCGGCTGAACCCGGGGTTCTTTTCTGGGACACGATCATTCGGGAATCTCTACCTGATTGCTATGATGATTTAGGTTTCCGTACGGTTTCAACCAATCCTTGTGGCGAAATTCCTTTGTGCCCTTATGATAGTTGTCGTTTGTTGGCGATAAATCTTTATTCCTATGTAGTTAAGCCATTTACAAAAGATGCATATTTCGATTTCGATTTATTCCGTGAACATGTAATACTTGCACAACGGATTATGGATGATATAATTGATCTCGAAATGGAGAAGATCGATAAGATTCTTGAAAAAATTGGTTCTGATCCCGAAATTGAGGAGGTTAAACAGACTGAGCGGTATTTATGGGAGAAAATAAGAACTAAAACATTGATGGGACGGCGTACCGGTGTAGGAACGACAGCTGAAGGAGATATGCTGGCGGCATTAGGTTTACAGTATGGGACCGAAAAGGCATCCGATTTTTCTGAATTTGTGCATAAATCATTGGCTTTAGCGGCTTATCGTTCTTCTGTAGAAATGGCTAAAGAACGAGGCGCTTTTGAAATATACGATGCTGCAAGAGAAAAAAATAATCCTTTTATGCTGCGGATAAAAGAGGCCGATCCCCAGTTATATGAGGATATGGTGAAATACGGGCGGCGTAATATAGCTTGCCTTACGATTGCGCCTACCGGTACGACAAGTTTGATGACTCAAACTACTTCTGGTATCGAACCCGTATTTATGCCAGTGTATCGTCGTCGTCGTAAAGTAAATCCGAATGATCCTAAAGTGAGAGTCGATTTTGTCGATGAATCGGGAGATGCTTTTGAAGAATACGTGGTATTTCATCATAAATTCGTTACCTGGATGAAAACCCAGGGATATGAAATAAAAAATAATTATACTCAAGATGAAATCGATGAATTAGTATCGAAATCACCATATTATAAGGCGACCTCAAATGATGTAGATTGGATGCAGAAAGTCAAGATGCAAGGTCGTGTACAGAAATGGGTAGATCATTCTATCAGTGTTACGATTAATTTACCGTCAGACGTAACCGAAGAGCTTGTCGGAAAATTATATGTCGAGGCATGGAAGTGCGGTTGTAAAGGTTGCACGGTATATCGCGACGGATCACGTTCGGGGGTATTGATTTCTGCGAAAAGCGATGATAAAAAAGATGGAAATATCGTACATATCGATCCTAAACGCCCGACAGAACTTGAAGCTGACGTCGTACGTTTTCAGAATAATAAAGAAAAATGGATTGCTTTTATCGGATTGAAAGACGGAAATCCTTATGAAATATTTACCGGTTTGGCCGATGATGAGGATGGAATCTTGATTCCCAAGAATATCGTAAAGGGGAAAATCATAAAAGCTGTAGATGAAGATGGAAATAAACGGTATGATTTTCAGTTTATTAATAAGAGAGGATATAAAACGACAATCGAAGGTTTGTCTGATAAATTTAATCCTGAATACTGGAATTATGCTAAACTCATTTCGGGAGTATTAAGATATGGGATGCCTATTGATCAAGTACTGAAACTTGTTTCTGGTCTCGAACTTGATAGTCAGTCTATTAATACTTGGAAAAATGGGGTTGAGAGAGCGTTGAAAAAATATCTTCCTAACGGTACCAAAGCTAGCGGACAAAAGTGTCCTAATTGTGGGCAGGAAACTCTTATATATCAGGAAGGATGTCTGATATGTACATCTTGCGGTACTTCGAAATGTGGATAA
- a CDS encoding nitroreductase family protein, with the protein MITEDLKMRRTIRKYKNEEIPEGLLNELLETAFRTSTTGNMQLYSVIITRDNDNKQKLAPAHFNQPTVTTAPVVLTFCADFNRFIKWCELRNAKPGYDNFQSFFTAAIDAMIVAQQFCTAAELCGLGICYLGTTTYNAPQIIEVLNLPKYVIPVTTITVGYPEIIPPQVERLPLEANIHYETYKDYTPEDIDRLYYEKESLSENRQFITENNKETLAQVFTDVRYPKANNEHFSEVFLDIIKKQGFKF; encoded by the coding sequence ATGATAACCGAAGATTTGAAAATGCGCCGTACCATTCGGAAATATAAAAATGAAGAAATTCCTGAAGGGTTATTAAACGAATTACTGGAAACTGCTTTCAGAACATCCACTACTGGAAATATGCAGCTTTACAGCGTAATCATTACTCGAGACAATGATAACAAGCAAAAACTGGCTCCTGCTCATTTCAACCAGCCAACAGTTACAACAGCTCCGGTAGTACTTACGTTCTGTGCAGATTTCAACCGTTTTATAAAATGGTGTGAACTACGCAATGCAAAGCCTGGTTATGATAATTTTCAATCTTTCTTTACGGCTGCAATCGATGCGATGATTGTCGCTCAACAATTTTGTACTGCGGCGGAATTATGCGGTTTGGGAATCTGCTATTTAGGGACGACCACTTATAACGCACCACAAATTATCGAAGTTTTAAACCTTCCGAAATATGTCATACCTGTAACCACTATTACTGTAGGCTATCCAGAGATTATTCCTCCACAAGTAGAAAGATTGCCTTTAGAAGCAAATATACATTACGAGACATACAAAGATTATACTCCTGAAGATATCGATCGTTTATATTATGAAAAAGAATCATTATCTGAAAACCGACAATTCATTACCGAAAATAACAAGGAAACATTAGCGCAGGTATTTACAGATGTAAGATATCCTAAAGCTAATAACGAACACTTTTCTGAAGTTTTCCTCGATATTATAAAAAAACAAGGATTTAAATTCTGA
- the dnaA gene encoding chromosomal replication initiator protein DnaA, which translates to MSSDHVTLWDRCLSIIKDNVTDEMYKNWFVPIVPDSFENNVFVIQVPTHFFYEHLEQQFRNLLLHVLYRVFGPGVQLKYKVTVVSKTQTTVQIDGAAKPLNFDHKKMKPAEEVPDPFKQHVYEELDSQLNPNYNFENYCLSPSNQLARTAGETIADKPGKNAFNPFFLFGESGVGKTHLVQAIGVRIKERNPSARVLYISSHLFQVQYTNAVLNHKVNDFINFYQSIDVLLIDDIQELANKIQTQNTFFHIFNHLHQNNKQLVLTSDRPPVSLEGMVPRLLTRFKWGLTAKVERPDYELRKNILLNKVRHDGLAIPDEVIEYISRNITDNVRDLEGVIVSLMAHATIFNRDITIDLAERVLSTCVQVEKKQITIESIKQTVCDFYDMDPKLLQAKSRKREIVQARQISMYLAKKYTDSSLSYIGTTIGKRDHATVLHACKTISEQIGIDKALRANVAEIEELLKK; encoded by the coding sequence ATTATTAAAGACAATGTAACGGATGAGATGTACAAAAATTGGTTTGTTCCCATCGTTCCGGATAGTTTCGAAAATAATGTATTTGTAATACAGGTACCTACTCACTTTTTCTATGAACATCTGGAGCAACAATTCCGTAATTTGTTGCTACATGTGTTATATCGTGTTTTTGGCCCTGGAGTACAATTGAAATATAAAGTTACTGTTGTAAGTAAAACACAAACTACGGTACAGATCGATGGGGCGGCCAAGCCGTTGAATTTTGACCATAAGAAAATGAAACCGGCCGAAGAAGTTCCCGATCCTTTTAAGCAACATGTTTACGAAGAACTCGATTCTCAGTTAAATCCGAATTATAATTTTGAAAATTATTGTTTGAGTCCCAGCAATCAGTTAGCCCGTACGGCAGGAGAAACCATTGCTGATAAGCCCGGTAAAAATGCATTTAATCCGTTCTTTCTTTTTGGTGAATCAGGTGTAGGTAAAACTCATTTGGTGCAAGCGATAGGGGTACGTATTAAAGAGCGTAATCCGTCGGCTCGCGTATTGTATATTTCTTCTCATCTTTTTCAGGTGCAGTATACAAATGCCGTTCTGAATCATAAAGTCAATGATTTTATAAATTTCTATCAGAGCATAGATGTGTTGTTGATAGACGATATTCAGGAACTGGCCAATAAAATACAGACTCAAAATACTTTTTTCCATATATTTAATCACCTGCATCAAAATAATAAGCAGTTGGTACTTACTTCCGATAGGCCTCCCGTATCATTAGAGGGTATGGTTCCCCGATTACTTACCCGTTTTAAGTGGGGATTGACGGCTAAGGTAGAGCGCCCTGATTATGAATTGCGTAAGAATATATTATTAAATAAAGTTCGTCATGATGGATTAGCAATTCCCGATGAAGTGATAGAATATATATCTCGCAATATAACCGACAATGTTCGAGATCTTGAGGGTGTCATCGTATCATTAATGGCTCATGCTACTATATTTAATCGTGATATTACGATCGATTTGGCTGAAAGAGTGTTAAGTACTTGCGTGCAAGTAGAGAAGAAACAAATTACGATAGAAAGTATAAAGCAAACGGTTTGTGACTTTTATGATATGGACCCGAAATTACTTCAAGCAAAGTCTCGTAAACGTGAAATTGTGCAAGCTCGTCAAATATCTATGTATCTTGCAAAAAAATATACCGATAGTTCTTTATCATATATAGGTACCACAATTGGTAAAAGAGATCATGCTACTGTGTTACATGCTTGTAAAACCATAAGTGAGCAGATTGGCATCGACAAAGCTTTACGAGCTAATGTTGCGGAAATAGAAGAGTTGTTGAAAAAATGA